In one Sphingomonas hankookensis genomic region, the following are encoded:
- a CDS encoding TerC family protein, whose translation MTELWSHIVADFANIGSPSALAAFGQVVLIDVMLAADNAIVVGALAAGLPADMRRKVILIGVGAALLLRVVFALLVTQLLQVTGLVFAGGLLLVWVAWKMWRELRGPDDSGDAVTQAPPRSFASAAWAVAIADVSMSLDNVLAVAGAARDHPGILAVGLILSVALMGVAANVLARVIERYRWVAYIGLAVILYVACRMIYEGLTDPSRGVLALFA comes from the coding sequence GTGACCGAATTGTGGAGCCATATCGTCGCCGATTTCGCCAATATCGGCAGTCCCTCCGCGCTGGCCGCGTTCGGACAGGTGGTGCTGATCGACGTGATGCTGGCGGCGGACAATGCGATCGTCGTCGGGGCGTTGGCGGCGGGCCTGCCGGCGGATATGCGACGCAAGGTGATCCTGATCGGGGTCGGTGCGGCGCTGCTGCTCAGGGTCGTCTTCGCGTTGCTCGTCACGCAGCTGTTACAGGTGACCGGGCTGGTCTTTGCCGGCGGGCTGCTGCTGGTGTGGGTCGCATGGAAGATGTGGCGTGAGCTGCGGGGACCGGACGACAGCGGGGATGCCGTGACGCAGGCCCCGCCGCGCAGCTTCGCCAGCGCCGCCTGGGCCGTTGCCATCGCCGACGTGTCGATGAGCCTCGACAATGTGCTGGCGGTGGCCGGGGCGGCCCGGGACCATCCCGGTATCCTCGCCGTCGGGCTGATCCTGTCGGTCGCGCTGATGGGGGTTGCCGCCAATGTGCTGGCGCGCGTGATCGAACGCTATCGCTGGGTCGCCTATATCGGGCTGGCCGTCATCCTCTATGTCGCGTGCCGCATGATCTATGAGGGGCTGACCGATCCCTCGCGCGGTGTGCTGGCGTTGTTCGCCTGA
- a CDS encoding TonB-dependent receptor, translated as MRGTATRTVSRWMIGASASALVAVAAPALAQDAAATLGQPGDSEIQTADAPEVEGDEILVTGIRASLRDALNIKRNAQGVVDAISAEDIGKFPDTNLAESLQRITGVSIDRANGEGSTVTVRGFGPEYNLVVLNGRQLPTSTLGDGASAPASRSYDFANIASEGIAGVEVYKTGRAAVPSGGIGSTINIKTPRPLDRPGIRGSVAAKGMIDTSQNGKDQITPELSGVFSSTFGSEDQFGFLVSGSYQKRNASVNTGSVGFGNAFLGTENDWGTLGAEGPNVINRPGPTDVYEVPQSAAYNLTDIRRERINGQVVLQYRPVESLTATVDFTYSRNKVEARDSSVGIWFNFGDTSSEWTDGPAAGPVFYTERFGPGKDLSYSGSLTANVSENKSLGGNLKWEAPGGVTVTLDAHHSTAESKPTNRFGSSTSVGSAIFGVASQTVDFTKDLPVISYVMQPGIDALNPALINATGNSFRNAYFRDEINQVQLSGHYDHDGSFLDSIDFGFSYVNNQVRSAYGFVQNDTWGGVGTPADLPDDLFTRVSLPDKFRGVSGAKDGIIPAYYKFDFERMVDLLDSRFGICGGDGNCLASFEADRRITEKTISPFIQVNNAFDLLGRRSHLIAGVRYDQTTVSSSSLTPIPVGTAWVAQGEFNVVYSPQSDFLTSKGSYDNWLPAVDFDMEVLDNVKLRASYSHTITRADYNSLQGGLTLNRQFGIAGGGGLQGNPNLVPFLSKNMDVSAEWYYAPTSYVSAGYFRKNVSNFINSQEVQRSAFDLRNPANGPRFRAAQAALGGTTDTGRIRDYILRNFTQGVEVARNAAGAPILDVNGYYTGRILGLPEDGLVDFRIGTPFNSDQTATLDGFEFAIQHSFWDTGFGTILNYTIVRGDAKFNNALDPNVGQFALAGLSDSANAVLFYDKAGLQGRVAYNWRDKFYAGGNPNPTYVEAYGQVDASVSYEFRKGLTLFAEAINLTGEGRRGHRRNENFVTFAQPGFARYTGGVRFSF; from the coding sequence ATGCGTGGCACCGCCACTCGCACCGTTTCGCGTTGGATGATCGGGGCTTCGGCCAGTGCATTGGTCGCGGTTGCGGCACCGGCGCTGGCGCAGGACGCCGCCGCGACGCTCGGCCAGCCCGGCGATTCCGAAATCCAGACCGCGGACGCGCCCGAAGTCGAAGGCGACGAAATCCTCGTCACCGGGATCCGCGCCAGCCTTCGCGACGCGCTGAACATCAAGCGCAACGCGCAGGGCGTGGTCGACGCGATCAGCGCCGAGGATATCGGCAAGTTCCCCGACACGAACCTGGCGGAGTCGCTCCAGCGCATCACCGGCGTGTCGATCGACCGCGCCAATGGCGAAGGCTCGACCGTCACCGTGCGCGGCTTCGGTCCCGAATATAACCTCGTCGTACTGAACGGCCGCCAGCTGCCGACCTCGACGCTGGGCGATGGCGCCAGCGCGCCGGCCTCGCGCTCGTACGACTTCGCCAATATCGCATCCGAAGGCATTGCCGGGGTCGAGGTCTACAAGACCGGCCGCGCCGCCGTGCCGTCGGGCGGTATCGGTTCGACGATCAACATCAAGACGCCGCGTCCGCTCGACCGTCCCGGCATCCGCGGATCGGTCGCGGCCAAGGGCATGATCGACACGTCGCAGAACGGCAAGGATCAGATCACGCCGGAACTGTCGGGCGTGTTCAGCAGCACCTTCGGCAGCGAGGACCAGTTCGGCTTCCTCGTGTCGGGCAGCTATCAGAAGCGCAACGCCAGCGTGAACACCGGTTCGGTCGGGTTCGGCAATGCGTTCCTCGGCACCGAGAACGACTGGGGGACGCTCGGCGCCGAAGGGCCGAACGTCATCAACCGCCCCGGCCCGACCGACGTCTACGAAGTTCCCCAAAGCGCGGCCTACAACCTGACCGACATCCGTCGCGAGCGGATCAACGGGCAGGTCGTGCTGCAATATCGTCCGGTGGAATCGCTGACCGCGACCGTCGACTTCACCTATTCGCGCAACAAGGTGGAGGCGCGCGACAGCAGCGTCGGCATCTGGTTCAACTTCGGCGACACGTCGAGCGAGTGGACCGATGGACCGGCCGCCGGACCGGTATTCTACACCGAGCGGTTCGGGCCGGGTAAGGACCTGTCGTACAGCGGATCGCTGACCGCCAATGTCAGCGAGAACAAGTCGCTCGGCGGCAACCTGAAATGGGAGGCGCCGGGCGGCGTCACCGTGACGCTCGACGCGCATCATTCGACCGCGGAATCGAAGCCGACCAACCGCTTCGGCTCCAGCACCTCGGTCGGGTCGGCGATCTTCGGCGTCGCGTCGCAGACGGTCGATTTCACCAAGGACCTGCCGGTCATCTCCTACGTGATGCAGCCGGGCATCGACGCGCTGAACCCGGCGCTGATCAACGCGACCGGCAATTCGTTCCGCAACGCCTATTTCCGGGACGAGATCAACCAGGTGCAGCTGAGCGGTCATTACGACCATGACGGCAGCTTCCTCGATTCGATCGATTTCGGCTTTTCCTACGTCAACAACCAGGTCCGTTCGGCATACGGTTTCGTACAGAATGATACCTGGGGCGGCGTCGGCACGCCGGCGGACCTGCCCGACGACCTGTTCACCCGCGTGTCGCTGCCCGACAAGTTCCGTGGGGTGAGTGGCGCGAAGGACGGGATCATCCCGGCCTATTACAAGTTCGATTTCGAACGGATGGTCGACCTGCTCGACAGCCGGTTCGGCATCTGCGGCGGCGACGGCAACTGCCTCGCCAGCTTCGAGGCCGACCGGCGCATCACCGAAAAGACGATCTCGCCCTTCATCCAGGTCAACAACGCGTTCGATCTGCTCGGTCGTCGTTCGCACCTGATCGCCGGTGTCCGCTATGACCAGACGACGGTCAGTTCGTCGTCGCTGACGCCGATCCCGGTCGGTACGGCATGGGTCGCGCAGGGCGAGTTCAACGTCGTCTATTCGCCGCAGAGCGACTTCCTGACCAGCAAGGGCAGCTACGACAACTGGTTGCCGGCAGTCGATTTCGACATGGAGGTGCTGGACAACGTCAAGCTGCGCGCATCGTACAGCCACACCATCACCCGCGCCGATTACAACAGCCTGCAAGGTGGTCTGACGCTCAACCGCCAGTTCGGCATTGCCGGCGGCGGCGGGTTGCAGGGCAATCCGAACCTCGTGCCGTTCCTGTCGAAGAACATGGACGTGTCGGCGGAGTGGTATTACGCGCCGACCAGCTACGTCTCTGCCGGATATTTTCGCAAGAACGTCAGCAACTTCATCAATTCGCAGGAAGTGCAGCGCTCGGCATTCGACCTGCGCAACCCCGCCAACGGTCCCCGCTTCCGTGCGGCGCAGGCGGCCTTGGGCGGAACGACCGACACCGGGCGCATCCGCGACTATATCCTGCGCAACTTCACGCAGGGCGTGGAGGTCGCGCGCAATGCGGCCGGGGCCCCTATCCTCGACGTCAACGGCTATTATACCGGCCGTATCCTGGGTCTGCCCGAAGACGGGCTGGTCGATTTCCGGATCGGCACGCCGTTCAATTCGGACCAGACGGCGACGCTCGACGGGTTCGAATTCGCGATCCAGCACAGCTTCTGGGACACCGGCTTCGGCACGATCCTGAACTATACGATCGTGCGGGGCGACGCGAAGTTCAACAACGCGCTCGACCCCAATGTCGGTCAGTTCGCATTGGCGGGCCTAAGCGACAGCGCGAACGCGGTGCTGTTCTATGACAAGGCGGGCCTGCAGGGACGTGTCGCGTATAACTGGCGCGACAAGTTCTATGCCGGCGGCAACCCGAACCCGACCTATGTCGAAGCGTACGGGCAGGTCGATGCGAGCGTCAGCTACGAGTTCCGCAAGGGGCTGACGCTGTTCGCCGAAGCGATCAACCTGACCGGCGAAGGACGTCGCGGCCACCGCCGCAACGAAAACTTCGTGACGTTCGCGCAGCCGGGCTTTGCGCGCTATACCGGCGGCGTGCGGTTCAGCTTCTGA
- a CDS encoding CitMHS family transporter has product MNLALLGFLMVATFMTLIMTKRMTPLVALITVPTAFALFAGFAGGIGDMMIDGIKNLAPTGVMLLFAILFFSIMTDTGLFDPLVNRLLRVVHGDPLLILIGTVVLCAIVSLDGDGSTTYIITIAALLPLYKRYDMNRLYLCCLLMSTSGVMNLTPWGGPTARAASALKLDPATLFLPLVPGMIAGLAFLIGLAVWFGRKERRRIGHVKANGPTAFTGMAVSQFPEARRYHLRWFNGALTLALIAGLVLGVLPLSVLMMLAFAIAMIVNYPQVAEQKERISAHAGNVLSVVSLIFAAGIFTGILSGTGMVEAMSKEVVGLIPPAMGPYMAPITALLSLPFTFFISNDAFYFGMLPILAEAGAHYGVSPIAIARASLMGQPVHLLSPLVPSTYLLVSLAGIDLADHQRFTLIPATMVCVVMTLVGMAVLAFPFVS; this is encoded by the coding sequence ATGAACCTCGCCCTGCTCGGCTTCCTGATGGTGGCCACCTTCATGACGCTCATCATGACCAAGCGGATGACGCCGCTGGTCGCGCTGATCACCGTGCCCACCGCCTTCGCGCTGTTCGCCGGCTTTGCCGGTGGCATCGGCGACATGATGATCGACGGGATCAAGAACCTCGCGCCGACGGGCGTGATGCTGTTGTTCGCGATCCTGTTCTTTTCGATCATGACCGATACCGGCCTGTTCGACCCGCTGGTCAACCGGCTGTTGAGGGTGGTGCATGGCGACCCGCTGCTGATCCTGATCGGGACCGTGGTGCTGTGCGCGATCGTCAGCCTGGATGGCGATGGGTCGACGACCTATATCATCACGATCGCCGCGCTGCTGCCGCTGTACAAGCGGTACGACATGAACCGGCTGTACCTGTGCTGCCTGTTGATGAGCACCAGCGGGGTCATGAACCTGACGCCATGGGGCGGCCCGACCGCGCGTGCCGCCAGCGCGCTGAAGCTCGATCCGGCGACGCTGTTCCTGCCGCTGGTGCCGGGGATGATCGCCGGGCTTGCCTTCCTGATCGGTCTGGCCGTGTGGTTCGGGCGCAAGGAGCGTCGCCGGATCGGCCATGTGAAGGCCAATGGCCCGACCGCGTTCACCGGCATGGCGGTGTCGCAGTTTCCGGAGGCGCGCCGCTATCACCTGCGCTGGTTCAACGGGGCGCTGACGCTGGCGCTGATCGCCGGGCTGGTGCTGGGCGTGCTGCCGCTGTCGGTGCTGATGATGCTGGCCTTCGCCATTGCGATGATCGTCAACTATCCGCAGGTCGCCGAACAGAAGGAGCGGATTTCCGCCCATGCCGGCAATGTCCTGTCGGTCGTGTCGCTGATCTTCGCCGCGGGCATCTTCACCGGCATCCTGTCGGGCACCGGCATGGTGGAGGCGATGAGCAAGGAAGTCGTCGGGCTCATCCCGCCGGCCATGGGGCCTTATATGGCGCCGATCACCGCGCTGCTCAGCCTGCCCTTCACCTTCTTCATCTCCAACGACGCCTTTTATTTCGGGATGCTCCCGATCCTGGCCGAAGCGGGCGCGCATTATGGCGTGTCGCCGATCGCCATCGCGCGGGCGTCGCTGATGGGGCAGCCGGTGCATCTGCTCAGCCCGCTGGTGCCCTCGACCTATCTGCTGGTCAGCCTCGCCGGGATCGACCTCGCCGATCATCAGCGTTTCACGCTGATCCCGGCGACCATGGTCTGCGTGGTGATGACGCTGGTCGGAATGGCCGTGCTCGCCTTCCCGTTCGTGAGCTGA
- the asd gene encoding archaetidylserine decarboxylase (Phosphatidylserine decarboxylase is synthesized as a single chain precursor. Generation of the pyruvoyl active site from a Ser is coupled to cleavage of a Gly-Ser bond between the larger (beta) and smaller (alpha chains). It is an integral membrane protein.), translating to MSDTLKVMLQHVLPKQRLTVLAGRIAGARGGAFTRRLIRWFVAKYGVDMDEAANPDIASYASFNDFFTRPLKPGARPIAAADFVCPVDGAISQLGPIDDHHIVQAKGHRFTTTDLVGGDASLAAQFQHGSFANLYLSPKDYHRLHMPCAGRLVRMIHVPGALFSVNPVTARGVPNLFARNERVVCVFDSVEHGRFVMVLVGATIVGSIATPWHGVVNAKRTGKLSEWSYADRDITLAQGEEMGRFLLGSTVVMLFGRGRIAFRPDWAPERTVRLGERMGDRP from the coding sequence ATGTCCGATACGTTGAAAGTGATGCTGCAACATGTGCTGCCCAAGCAGCGGCTGACCGTCCTGGCCGGTCGCATCGCGGGCGCGCGGGGCGGGGCGTTCACGAGGCGGCTGATCCGCTGGTTCGTGGCGAAATACGGCGTCGACATGGACGAGGCGGCGAATCCGGACATTGCCAGCTATGCGAGCTTCAACGACTTCTTCACCCGCCCGCTGAAGCCCGGTGCCCGCCCGATCGCGGCGGCGGATTTCGTCTGTCCGGTCGACGGCGCGATCAGCCAGTTGGGGCCGATCGACGACCATCATATCGTGCAGGCGAAGGGGCATCGCTTCACCACGACCGATCTGGTCGGCGGCGACGCTTCGCTCGCCGCGCAGTTCCAGCATGGCAGTTTCGCCAATCTGTACCTGTCGCCCAAGGACTATCACCGGCTGCACATGCCCTGCGCCGGGCGGCTGGTGCGGATGATCCATGTGCCGGGCGCGCTGTTTTCGGTAAACCCGGTGACCGCGCGCGGCGTGCCGAACCTGTTCGCGCGGAACGAGCGGGTGGTGTGCGTGTTCGATTCCGTCGAGCATGGCCGCTTCGTGATGGTGTTGGTCGGCGCGACGATCGTCGGCAGCATCGCAACGCCGTGGCATGGCGTGGTCAACGCGAAGCGGACGGGCAAGCTGTCCGAATGGAGCTATGCCGACCGCGACATCACGCTCGCCCAGGGCGAGGAGATGGGCCGCTTCCTGCTGGGGTCGACGGTCGTGATGCTGTTCGGGCGTGGTCGGATCGCCTTCAGGCCCGACTGGGCCCCAGAGCGGACCGTGCGGCTGGGCGAGCGGATGGGCGACCGACCCTAG
- a CDS encoding alpha/beta fold hydrolase, whose product MNQPSIPLVLLPAMGCDGQLWARQVVDLGDIAHPELGDLTVDDSLSAMAARVLAHAPPRFAVAGVSLGGYVALEMIRQAPERVLRVALFGTRASMEMRTRTVGEQGLLATAPHADPMLTPIVSGPVQAMAERVGTDVFERQQRALLARPDLDTAIAAVRVPALVAVGDRDLICRVEDAAALAERIPGARFHILRNCGHLSPMERSGEVTMLLRNWLTA is encoded by the coding sequence ATGAACCAGCCTTCGATCCCGCTCGTCCTGCTTCCTGCCATGGGCTGCGATGGTCAGCTTTGGGCGCGGCAGGTCGTCGACCTGGGCGACATCGCCCATCCGGAACTGGGCGACCTGACCGTCGACGACAGCCTGTCGGCGATGGCGGCACGGGTGCTGGCCCATGCGCCGCCGCGCTTCGCGGTCGCGGGCGTCAGCCTCGGCGGCTATGTCGCGCTGGAGATGATTCGGCAGGCGCCCGAGCGTGTCCTGCGCGTCGCGCTGTTCGGAACGCGGGCGAGCATGGAGATGCGCACCCGGACGGTCGGCGAACAGGGATTGCTCGCCACCGCGCCGCATGCCGATCCGATGCTGACCCCGATCGTCAGCGGGCCGGTGCAGGCGATGGCCGAGCGCGTCGGGACGGACGTGTTCGAACGGCAGCAGCGCGCGCTGCTCGCCCGGCCCGACCTCGACACGGCGATCGCGGCGGTGCGGGTGCCGGCGCTGGTCGCGGTCGGGGATCGCGACCTGATCTGCCGGGTAGAGGATGCGGCGGCATTGGCCGAGCGTATTCCCGGTGCGCGGTTCCACATCCTGCGCAACTGCGGCCATTTGTCGCCGATGGAGCGATCGGGCGAGGTGACGATGCTGTTGCGGAACTGGCTGACCGCCTGA